One Corynebacterium yudongzhengii DNA window includes the following coding sequences:
- the rarD gene encoding EamA family transporter RarD, with protein sequence MAYILIAYLMWGFFPAFFPLLLPAGPLEILSHRILWCAIFMVIVMSVMRNWKELRSADGREWRRIVAAGLLISGNWGTYVLAVNSGNVADAALGYYINPLLSIALAMIFLGEKLRRLQLISVAIAAVGVVWLTVLTGQPPVMALGMAFTFGFYGLVKKRVSLSAAASLTAETLVVSPIAAAYLLYLEATGASTFTTEGAGHAVLLMVAGVITAAPLFFFGAGAKRLPLSTIGMLQYSTPTMQMIWAVIVMDEHLSTNRWIGFLIIWIAVAVYLWDLIAIRRRARRRRRGEAADAG encoded by the coding sequence ATGGCCTACATCCTCATCGCATACCTGATGTGGGGTTTCTTCCCGGCCTTCTTCCCCCTACTGCTGCCGGCTGGGCCCCTCGAGATCCTCTCGCACCGCATCCTGTGGTGCGCGATCTTCATGGTCATCGTCATGTCGGTGATGCGGAACTGGAAGGAACTACGCAGCGCAGACGGCCGCGAGTGGAGGCGCATCGTCGCCGCCGGCCTGCTGATCTCCGGCAACTGGGGCACCTACGTGCTCGCCGTGAACTCCGGCAACGTGGCGGATGCGGCGCTCGGTTACTACATCAACCCACTGCTGTCGATCGCGTTGGCGATGATCTTCCTCGGCGAAAAACTGCGCCGCCTGCAACTGATCTCGGTGGCGATTGCGGCCGTCGGCGTGGTGTGGTTGACGGTGCTCACCGGCCAGCCGCCGGTGATGGCGCTCGGCATGGCGTTCACCTTCGGTTTCTACGGGCTGGTGAAAAAGCGGGTCTCGCTCTCCGCGGCCGCCTCCTTGACCGCGGAGACGCTGGTTGTCTCCCCCATCGCGGCGGCCTACCTGCTCTACCTCGAGGCCACCGGCGCTTCCACCTTCACGACCGAAGGCGCCGGGCATGCGGTGTTGCTCATGGTTGCGGGCGTCATCACCGCAGCCCCCTTGTTCTTCTTCGGCGCCGGGGCCAAGAGGCTGCCGCTATCCACGATCGGCATGCTGCAGTACTCCACCCCGACTATGCAGATGATCTGGGCCGTCATCGTCATGGACGAACACCTCTCGACGAACCGGTGGATCGGATTCCTCATCATCTGGATAGCGGTCGCGGTCTATTTGTGGGATCTGATAGCGATTCGGCGTCGGGCTCGGCGGCGCAGGCGTGGGGAGGCCGCGGATGCGGGGTAG
- the lspA gene encoding signal peptidase II has protein sequence MMVAVAVIDQVVKQIMVTNLQEGVPVNVIGEFFQLFLLYNPGAAFGMGQDSTWLFTIIQLAFVIGTTVAAFFLRDRPTSAGLALIGGGALGNLIDRLVREPGFYFGHVVDYISIGDFAIFNLADASINIGVVVFVIAILTEERRLKREYEHDDA, from the coding sequence ATGATGGTGGCGGTGGCTGTGATCGACCAGGTCGTCAAGCAGATTATGGTCACCAACTTGCAGGAAGGCGTACCGGTCAACGTCATCGGCGAGTTCTTCCAGCTGTTCTTGCTCTATAACCCGGGCGCCGCCTTCGGGATGGGGCAGGATTCCACCTGGCTGTTCACTATCATCCAGCTGGCGTTCGTCATCGGCACGACGGTCGCGGCGTTCTTCCTGCGCGATCGGCCGACCTCGGCGGGGCTCGCGCTGATCGGCGGCGGTGCGCTGGGCAACCTGATCGATCGCCTGGTGCGCGAGCCCGGTTTCTACTTCGGGCACGTAGTCGATTACATCTCGATCGGGGACTTCGCGATCTTTAACCTCGCCGACGCCTCCATCAACATCGGCGTCGTCGTCTTCGTCATCGCGATTCTCACCGAGGAGCGCCGGCTGAAGAGGGAGTACGAGCATGACGACGCGTGA
- a CDS encoding EamA family transporter → MFSVSGPGTRWAAPGLMALAGGSLYVGSALAVGLFEVFPPAVVAWFRISGAAVLLLALHRPSLEAFIDSRGFNAAVFGLATLSMNMLFYEAIARIPMGTAVAIEFLGPIAVAALGSRSLRDWSALILAGAGVLVISGTVLSDSLSGIAFALGAGAAWAAYIVVGSRIAGTAGASWDSLTAGFTWAAVLALPVMVFFWPADADMPTLNLLGLILGLGLLSAAVPYSLDQIVMRIAGAAYFAVLQAILPIVAAIVGAIALSQWLTMAELIGIVLVVAAVALRRP, encoded by the coding sequence ATGTTCTCTGTCAGTGGCCCTGGCACTCGGTGGGCAGCGCCGGGGTTGATGGCGCTGGCCGGGGGTTCGCTCTATGTTGGCTCCGCGCTGGCCGTTGGTCTGTTTGAGGTGTTTCCGCCCGCGGTGGTCGCCTGGTTCCGCATCAGTGGCGCGGCCGTGCTTCTGTTGGCACTGCACCGGCCGAGTCTCGAGGCGTTTATCGACAGCAGGGGTTTCAACGCCGCCGTGTTCGGCCTCGCGACGCTGAGCATGAACATGCTGTTCTACGAGGCAATCGCCCGCATCCCCATGGGCACCGCCGTGGCGATCGAGTTCCTCGGGCCCATCGCGGTGGCGGCGCTCGGGTCCCGCTCGCTGCGGGACTGGTCGGCGCTCATCCTCGCTGGTGCCGGCGTGCTGGTGATCTCCGGGACGGTGTTATCGGATTCGCTCAGCGGCATCGCCTTCGCCCTCGGCGCGGGAGCTGCGTGGGCGGCGTACATCGTGGTGGGCTCCCGGATCGCGGGCACGGCCGGCGCCTCGTGGGATTCTTTGACCGCCGGTTTTACCTGGGCGGCAGTGCTGGCCTTGCCGGTGATGGTCTTCTTCTGGCCGGCAGATGCCGATATGCCGACGCTCAACCTCCTCGGCCTCATCCTCGGGCTCGGTTTGCTCTCGGCCGCGGTGCCGTACTCGCTGGATCAGATCGTCATGCGCATAGCCGGTGCCGCGTACTTCGCCGTGCTGCAGGCGATCCTGCCGATCGTGGCGGCGATCGTCGGCGCCATCGCGCTGAGCCAGTGGCTCACGATGGCGGAGTTGATCGGCATCGTCTTGGTCGTCGCGGCCGTCGCGTTGCGCAGGCCGTAG
- a CDS encoding asparaginase translates to MISLLTTGGTIACTTDDNGALIPTVTGERLAAAAGVSAEVEITDLIHLDSSSVTLKELDQLVAQVHAELAREDTHAVVITHGTDSLEDTAAVLDLMHPDERAGVILTGAQRAFDRPDSDGPTNLADAVAAARTHTGVLVAFGGELLPARGLRKAHTDDTTAFASNPAGTPPRRLPRTQLDGLDVPIVAAYPGADARIVEATARGADGLVIQALGAGNMPVEFGRAVAGVLERGVPVVVATRVPFGQVRLAYGGDGGGATLARLGAVGAGGLSAGQARMALLVALASGIDVAELL, encoded by the coding sequence ATGATTTCCCTGCTGACAACCGGCGGCACCATCGCCTGCACCACCGACGACAACGGGGCCCTGATACCCACCGTCACCGGCGAACGCCTCGCGGCGGCCGCCGGGGTCAGCGCCGAGGTGGAGATCACCGACCTCATCCACCTCGATTCCTCCTCGGTCACCTTGAAGGAGCTGGATCAGCTCGTCGCGCAGGTCCATGCTGAGTTGGCGCGGGAAGATACGCACGCCGTCGTTATCACCCATGGCACCGATTCTCTGGAGGACACCGCCGCCGTACTCGATCTCATGCATCCCGACGAGCGCGCCGGCGTCATCCTCACCGGCGCGCAGCGCGCGTTCGACCGCCCGGATTCCGACGGCCCCACCAACCTCGCCGACGCCGTCGCCGCCGCCCGCACGCATACCGGGGTGCTCGTCGCCTTCGGCGGTGAGCTGCTTCCCGCCCGCGGGCTGCGCAAGGCGCATACCGACGACACCACCGCCTTCGCCTCCAACCCCGCCGGCACTCCCCCGCGCCGGCTGCCGCGCACGCAGCTGGACGGCCTCGACGTGCCCATCGTCGCCGCCTACCCCGGCGCGGACGCCCGGATCGTCGAGGCGACCGCCCGCGGCGCCGACGGCCTGGTCATCCAGGCGCTGGGCGCGGGCAATATGCCGGTGGAATTCGGTCGCGCCGTCGCCGGTGTGCTGGAGCGGGGCGTGCCGGTGGTCGTCGCCACGCGAGTTCCTTTCGGCCAGGTCCGCCTGGCCTATGGTGGCGACGGCGGCGGCGCCACCCTCGCCCGCCTCGGCGCGGTGGGCGCGGGTGGGCTCAGCGCTGGGCAGGCGCGCATGGCGCTGCTCGTGGCGCTGGCGTCGGGTATCGACGTCGCGGAACTGCTCTAA
- a CDS encoding RluA family pseudouridine synthase, with protein MTTREVRQLAVPEGLEGMRVDAAVARLFGVSRTVAAELVVEGDVLVDGATSLKSDRLTSGTLLEVTLPAPEEPLTPRAEYVEGMDVIYSDKDIIAVNKPVGVAAHPTVGWDGPTVVGGLAAAGFRISTSGPPERKGIVQRLDVGTSGVMVVAASERAYSALKQAFRDRTVEKTYHALVQGLPDPIVGTIDGAIGRHPSSGWKFAVTADGKPAITHYEVIEAFREVSLVEVRLETGRTHQIRVHMSSIGHPCAGDPMYGSDPKLAQRLGLNRQWLHAVKLGFRHPGTGDFTEITAPYPQDLDDALAKVRS; from the coding sequence ATGACGACGCGTGAGGTCAGACAACTCGCCGTACCCGAGGGGCTCGAAGGCATGCGTGTCGACGCCGCCGTCGCCCGCCTCTTCGGCGTCTCCCGCACGGTCGCCGCCGAGCTGGTGGTAGAGGGGGATGTGCTTGTCGACGGCGCCACCTCCCTCAAATCCGACCGGCTGACCTCCGGCACCCTGCTGGAGGTCACCCTCCCGGCGCCGGAAGAGCCTTTGACCCCGCGCGCCGAGTACGTCGAGGGCATGGACGTCATCTACTCGGATAAAGACATCATCGCCGTGAACAAACCCGTCGGCGTCGCCGCCCACCCGACCGTCGGCTGGGACGGCCCGACCGTCGTCGGGGGACTCGCGGCCGCGGGCTTTCGCATCTCCACCTCCGGCCCGCCGGAGCGCAAGGGCATCGTGCAGCGTCTCGACGTCGGCACCTCCGGGGTCATGGTGGTCGCCGCGAGTGAACGCGCGTACTCGGCGCTCAAGCAGGCGTTTCGCGACCGCACCGTAGAAAAGACCTACCACGCGCTGGTCCAGGGTCTGCCGGATCCCATCGTCGGGACCATCGACGGCGCGATCGGCCGGCACCCCTCGTCCGGCTGGAAGTTCGCCGTCACCGCCGACGGCAAACCGGCGATCACCCACTACGAGGTGATCGAGGCCTTCCGCGAGGTCTCGCTCGTGGAAGTGCGCTTAGAGACCGGGCGCACCCACCAGATCCGCGTGCACATGTCCTCGATCGGCCACCCCTGTGCCGGTGATCCGATGTACGGCTCCGACCCGAAGCTCGCGCAGCGCCTCGGGCTCAACCGGCAGTGGCTGCACGCGGTCAAGCTCGGATTCAGACACCCCGGAACCGGCGACTTCACAGAGATCACCGCGCCCTATCCGCAGGATCTCGACGACGCCCTCGCGAAGGTCCGCTCGTGA
- a CDS encoding DNA polymerase IV, producing MQRWVLHIDMDAFFASVEQLTRPTLRGRPVLVAGVSGRGVVAGASYEARVFGAHSAMPTARAARLVGNRAVLVSPRKEVYAVASRRVFEVVHRHVDTVEQLSIDEAFMEPAELQGAGVEDVEKWAQRLRADIRAETGLAASIGAGSGKQFAKIASDEAKPDGVFLIPEDNQLEILHPMPVKKLWGVGPVTNTKLAGMGVRTIGELAKLTTREVEISLGTTTGLFLRDLARGIDERPVAPRAEAKQTSAEHTYPEDLTTRAEVDAALIRSAQDAHRRLRRDGRGARTVTVKLRMADFHIESRSATLPYATDDLDTLQAVAFRVVRYPEEVGPIRLVGVGYSGLEATRQDVLFPELELQAIPPTTTEDSDYETGVSDGVDAAQEAVRFDPSDLKPASTDTWRATQDVYHPDYGHGWVQGSGHGRVSVRFETRETGPGKTHTFDAEDPQLRPADPLDSLAWQDWLKNRADPAD from the coding sequence ATGCAGCGCTGGGTTCTTCACATCGATATGGACGCGTTTTTCGCCTCCGTCGAGCAGCTGACCCGCCCGACGCTTCGGGGTCGGCCCGTGCTGGTCGCCGGGGTCTCGGGCAGGGGAGTGGTCGCCGGCGCCTCCTACGAGGCCCGCGTGTTCGGCGCGCACTCGGCGATGCCGACGGCCCGGGCTGCGCGGCTCGTCGGTAACCGGGCAGTGCTGGTCTCCCCACGCAAGGAGGTCTACGCGGTGGCCTCCCGCCGCGTCTTCGAGGTGGTCCACCGCCATGTCGACACCGTTGAGCAGCTATCTATCGACGAGGCGTTCATGGAACCCGCGGAGTTGCAGGGGGCGGGGGTTGAGGACGTCGAGAAGTGGGCGCAACGCCTGCGCGCCGATATCCGCGCAGAGACCGGCCTCGCCGCCTCCATTGGCGCCGGTTCCGGCAAGCAGTTCGCCAAGATCGCCTCCGATGAGGCCAAGCCCGACGGCGTGTTCCTCATCCCCGAAGACAACCAGCTGGAGATCCTGCATCCCATGCCCGTGAAGAAACTCTGGGGTGTCGGCCCGGTGACGAACACGAAACTCGCCGGCATGGGGGTGAGAACCATCGGGGAGCTGGCGAAACTCACCACCCGCGAGGTCGAAATCTCCTTAGGCACCACCACGGGCCTTTTCCTTCGCGATCTCGCCCGGGGCATCGACGAACGCCCCGTCGCCCCGCGCGCCGAAGCCAAGCAGACCTCCGCCGAGCACACCTACCCGGAAGACCTCACCACCCGCGCCGAGGTCGACGCCGCGCTCATCCGCAGCGCCCAGGACGCGCATCGCCGGTTGCGTCGCGACGGACGCGGCGCCCGCACCGTCACCGTCAAGCTGCGCATGGCCGACTTCCATATCGAGTCCCGCTCCGCGACCCTGCCCTATGCCACCGATGACCTCGACACCCTGCAGGCCGTCGCCTTCCGCGTGGTGCGCTATCCGGAGGAGGTCGGCCCGATCCGGCTGGTGGGGGTCGGCTACTCCGGGCTCGAGGCCACCCGCCAGGACGTGCTGTTTCCCGAGCTCGAACTGCAGGCGATCCCCCCGACGACCACCGAGGACAGCGACTACGAAACCGGAGTGTCCGACGGCGTTGACGCCGCCCAAGAAGCCGTGCGCTTCGACCCCAGCGACTTAAAGCCGGCCTCCACCGATACCTGGCGCGCCACCCAGGACGTCTACCACCCGGACTACGGTCACGGGTGGGTGCAGGGCAGCGGGCATGGCAGGGTGAGCGTGCGCTTCGAGACCCGGGAAACCGGGCCCGGAAAAACCCACACCTTCGACGCCGAGGATCCCCAGCTGCGCCCGGCGGATCCCCTCGACTCGCTCGCTTGGCAGGACTGGCTTAAGAACCGCGCGGATCCGGCGGACTGA